The window GTTCTTCCGGAACAGGTTCAAAAGAGTCTTCAGGCAGCAAGGATACGAAAGACATTACAATTTGGGCATGGGATCCAAACTTCAATATTAAAGCCCTTGAATTGGCAAAAGAAAAATATAAGTCGGTTGACTCCGAGCTCAACGTGAAAATTGTTGAAAATGCCCAAGCTGACATTATCCAAAAATTGAACACAAGCCTGAGCTCAGGTACGACAAAGGGACTTCCAAACATTGTCCTGATTGAAGATTACCGCGCACAAAGCTTCCTGCAGGCATATCCTGACATGTTCTACGAATTGACAGATGTAATTAAAGCAGACGATTTTGCGGACTATAAAATCCCTCCAACAAGTGTGGATGGCAAAAACTACGGCGTTCCTTTCGACACAGGTGTAGCAGGCCTTTACTTCCGGACAGACTACCTGAAAGAAGCGGGCTATACAGTTGACGATATTAAAGATATCGATTGGAACAAATACATTGAAATAGGCAAAAAGATTAAAGAAAAGACTGGAAAGCATATGCTGACACAGGATCCTAAAGACCTTGGCCTGATTCGAATGATGATTCAGACTAGCGGCTCCTGGTATCTGAAGGAAGATGGCAAGACTCCTGACCTTGCCGGAAATCCAGCATTGAAAGAAGCGTTCGAAACGTATAAGGCAATCCTTGATGCAGACCTGATCAAGCCAGTATCTGACTGGAGCCAATTCGTAGGGGCTCCTAACAGTGGTGCTGTTGCGACAGTTCCAACAGGAAACTGGTTCACACCATCTATTAAAGCTGAAGCATCACAGGCAGGCAAATGGACAGTTGTTGCGATGCCACGCCAAAATCAGCCTGATTCAGTAAATGCATCCAACCTGGGCGGCAGCTCCTGGTATGTCCTCAACATTGATGGCAAAGAAAAAGCTGCAGAGTTCCTTAAAGAAACCTTTGGTTCAAGTTCTGACTTCTACCAGACATTGAATAAAGAAATCGGTGCAATCGGCACTTACAAGCCAGCTTCAGAAGGAGAACAGTATAAAGCTACTGACGAATTCTTCGGCGGCCAGGCACTCGTTTCCGACTTTGCTGCTTGGACAGAGCAAATCCCGCAAGTAAACTACGGCCTACACACATATGCAATTGAAGATATCCTTGCAGTTGAATTGCAGAACTATGTGAAGGGCAAAGACATTGATAAAGCACTAGAAGATGCCCAGGCTCAAGCTGAAGCCCAAATCAAGTAAGTGATTTTGTAAAAAATAATCCAAGCCTTGGGAATACGCCGGCTGATCCTGTTGGTTACACTAACCTGACTGGTTGGCAGGCGGACCCAAGGCTTTTCTTTAAACCTTTAAAAAACCTGCCCGGTTTCTGACCGGGATAAAACTACTAAACTCGAAAATAATGCAGCCATTGCTATCAATTATATATCCACTCCAATTAGTAAAGTACTCTGTTCGCATTATCAATGTTGCCTGCTAGTTGTATTGGTAACGTTTCAGGCCTGTGAGCTACCAAAATGTAACCAATGCGTTGTATTGGTAACGTTTCAAGCTCGGAAGCTACCCAAAATGTAATCAATAAGCTGTATTGGAACCGTTTCGGGTCAAGGAACTCTGCAAAATGTAACCAATAAGCTCTCTTGATAACATTTTAGGCTTGGAATCTATTCGAAATGTAACCAACCGCAGCACTGATACCGTTTCACTCTTAGGTAACTTTCAAAATTCGATTATAACCAGCTTTTTACCATAGCTTGCTCCAGTTCACCACAGGCAGGCTACCACAAAGGGGATGAATGAACGTGATGCTAGAAAATACTGGCCAGGAACTTGGCACCGCAAAGCCCCAAAAGGCACCCAAACCTAAGCACGGCCTGAATCTTCGTTTTAAGAATAAAATGATCGGCTGGTCCTTTGTCATCCTGGCCGCTGTCATGATATTTATATTTTATTTT is drawn from Bacillus sp. FJAT-18017 and contains these coding sequences:
- a CDS encoding ABC transporter substrate-binding protein gives rise to the protein MKKMLALFLVSILVLSACSSGTGSKESSGSKDTKDITIWAWDPNFNIKALELAKEKYKSVDSELNVKIVENAQADIIQKLNTSLSSGTTKGLPNIVLIEDYRAQSFLQAYPDMFYELTDVIKADDFADYKIPPTSVDGKNYGVPFDTGVAGLYFRTDYLKEAGYTVDDIKDIDWNKYIEIGKKIKEKTGKHMLTQDPKDLGLIRMMIQTSGSWYLKEDGKTPDLAGNPALKEAFETYKAILDADLIKPVSDWSQFVGAPNSGAVATVPTGNWFTPSIKAEASQAGKWTVVAMPRQNQPDSVNASNLGGSSWYVLNIDGKEKAAEFLKETFGSSSDFYQTLNKEIGAIGTYKPASEGEQYKATDEFFGGQALVSDFAAWTEQIPQVNYGLHTYAIEDILAVELQNYVKGKDIDKALEDAQAQAEAQIK